Part of the Ctenopharyngodon idella isolate HZGC_01 chromosome 24, HZGC01, whole genome shotgun sequence genome, GTCCGTCTCCATCAGGTCTCTCTCAGAGTTTCAACCCCGTCACCCCTGGTGCTGCCTGAACTGCAGGCGGAGGGTGTGAAACTGGACGCAGTTGGCCGTTTGGAGCGGAATCCCCTGAACACCTTCACGAACGCTCCCAGTGCTCAGGCTGAGGGATCAGCGGTTGGGTGCTGGTCCACAGGTCCCATCTGGCCCGGCTGGGACACTTTGGGCTTGAACAAACCCTCGTTCTGCATTGAAAGAGAAGCGAAACTTCACAAACAAGCTGCAGGTACGGTTACATTAGCCACATATACTAAACTGTTCGATTCACGAAGCGTAATATTTATCAATGTAActtaattgatgaattttgcaacattaaaagggatagttcaccccaaaatgaaaattatcccataaatttactcaccctcacgccATCCTAGTATATGtccatcttctttcagacgaacacaatcagagatatttaaaaaatatcctggctcttccaagctttataatggtagtgaaggagGGGCCAGATTTTGAAGCATCCATCctttataaaagtaatccatacagctccagggggttaataaaggccttttgaagcaaagtgatgtgtttttgtaagaaaaatacccatatttaaagctttataaattcaaatgacTAGTTTCCGGCGGACGACTGTACACATActgcacaagtcgacttgcaccaAAAGAGTAACCCCATGATGTGATGCATGACGCAgaatgtaggagtatcgtaagcttagacgcctctcgcggtttaaacaaatagggctgtgcaacaaactcaagctcctctaaaaatttctcattttaaacttctaattcgtgaccagtgttttgttttgctctgtcctCTGTGCTTCTGCGTTCATCAATActtcatgcgtcgggtcagaggctACTCTTCCGCCGTAAGTCGATGTGTACGGGCATTTATAGTTACTAaagttttaaatgaatcaattcacttcagaaggcctttattaacccccccccggagccgtatggattatatttatgatggatggatgcatttttttggcttcaaaatctggTCCTCCCTTCAGTACCtttataaagcttggtagagccaggatatttttaaataaatctctgattgtattcgcttgaaagaagatagtcatacacataattattaatatttgggtatattaatatttcaagattaacattttctggactgaagcaacttaggtttacttgattattcatAATTAGAACTGTGAATATCAAATACGATACATCAGtcttttgaggaatgtttattttttcctctcaaTCATCATCATCGTATTGTACACAATCACTGTACATAAAAATGACagatttgatcataaaactaaacgTTTAAATATCAACTTACTAAGacattattgggagatatagagTTACAacatatgcattttatgcaagTAGTCAGTTATATTATTATAGAGATCTGATTGATTTACATAAAGTAAATCATTAAATTTTGGTCATAAATATCAGCAATTGCACcaaagtaaatatttttgctcagtttgggcctctgaataaaattgagaatcatttttttttccccctgctcGAATGTGAgatccatattctcactatatcatacctatatcaaaagcctgatgtatcaaatatggtatttaaaaaacaaatgcaagcttttcagatttcttttttatattttgtctaaatctTAAACtgttctgttaaaaaaaaatttttctaATTACTTCATGTGTCAAGCTTTACAtggttaaaaaaagattaaacatTAAAAGCGCATCTTAAAACTCTTGCATTTAGTTGCAGTTCTCTGTCTGTTATTGATattataatgactttatgaTTGACTGCGTCTCACAGCCGTGAATGACGCCACTTACACCTGGGAAGGGCGACTTCCTCCACGCCACTACAAAAACCCTGTTTACTCCTGTAAAGTGTTCCTGGGAGGTGTGCCGTGGGACATCACAGAGGGTGAGCTGACAAACACACATGAGagatgtaaattattatttggTTTTATGCATCACATCAGAGGATGGTGATGATGAAAGGAGAAGGTGGATATTATTCCAACTGTTttattaaagggtcatgaaatttatttttttgtttttttaagttcactcaaaaatgaaagttatcccatgatttagccatcctaggtgtatatgaccatcttctttcagacaaacaaaaTTGGAGATATTTAAAGATATATTTgctcatccaagctttataatggtagtgaagggggggAACAGATTTTAAAGCCAAACAAaactcatccatccattattaaaaaaaaaaaaaaaaaaaaaaaaaaaaaaaaaatccatacggctccagggggttaataaaggccttctgaagcaaagccaTGTGATTATTAAATATAACGATTAGTCGaatattagggggcagccctacatATAATCCTCCGACACAATCctaaaaacaaattcaaaatgtatttaccCATGTGGCATCACAAATCCTACAGTATCCAAATgagccatttttggagcttgattaaatgctttgtttacaatgaggatgttttaagctctgaaattgcaggatgttttaaatgtcttacaagtcaaaaaaaaaaaaatcaaggcaaatttgatttctcatgtcatgacccctttaacaaaaactaaagacagtaatacaaatataaactcaaaactCAGTAATAGGAAAAAAAACCCATAGCTTACTTGATCAGCAGCATAAAGAGAATACAGGACACTGAACTGCAAACTGAggagggtttaaatacacaggatAAAGAGGGGTAAAACAAGGCACAGGTGGGGACTAATCAATCAACTAATgagtaaccatagaaacaaactagaaatgaaacaaaaagaaGGGTGTGGAGACTACAAAGTCCATGACAATAGAACTGAACAGGCCACATTTACTGCAGGTAAATGTGTcccaaatatgattttttttgccCACATGTGACTCTTACACGTTTTCcccatgacagtgtgaacagtacaaaccacatggaatctgatcttttcaattTGTGCCACTTCCACATGTGGTAATAAATCCGATACAGCTCAGATGTTTAGTAATGCGACCGCAGTGTGATATCAGAATTCATGCGATTTTTACGTCACTCGAGATCAACATTCGTCACGATTCTGCGCTCATGAGAGTCTATTTAAAGATTTTACACACCCAACGTTATCAAGACAGTCAGTAGAAGGGAAGTGACTTGTCACAACTCGTAAATATTACAGAGACAGCTCTAtaatacaagcaaaacatgagggcTCATATCATAAAAGTTTGCTCTCTTTTGTCACATCACTGTCTTTGTTTGTCATATTGCCTGCGCATAATTTCGCTGGCTTCTGCGGCAGATCACACTATAAATAAACACGTAATCTCTTACTTTAATGCCCTCCATATGACGCGCGGtgtgtgttgccaagtccatgattttcccgcagaattgggTTACTTTTTCACTGTTGCTGCGGGTTGTTTTGCAACtccgtgggttgaagcgaccgCACTAACGCGATATTTAATCCCCGGGACGCGATTTTTACCAGGGTTGGGCTAGTTTTGGACCAGTTTTGAGAAGCAATGGAGTGAATTTTATggtaaaaacctggcaaccccgTTTGTGTCGCGTGCGCATGCAGGTCAGTTCAGAACCATgatctgttcacactggaaatctgatattggccacatttaaaacaacaatgtgaacagctATACAAATCAAATCTGAGCAGAAATTTGTCTCTCTTTGTAGCGAGTCTGTTGAACACATTTAGTGTGTTTGGTCCACTGAAAGTTGAGTGGCCTGGTAAAGATGGTAAACATCCACGCTGTCCTCCGCAAGGTAACAATTCAATCTATCATTCATAAAATTACAATTTGATTTTCATAATATTCTAActaacatattttttcattattcatagtaatgtaatttataaatatatattgatatatttatacatttatatttataatatatttgtattaatctGGTTTCACCTGGTATTTTTGACTTCCACAAATCATAAGCTCCTTTTATGtacaaaaatgattaaattaatacaaaatgCTTCAGAGATGgtaaatgcaatgaaaaatacatgtttattgtGATCAATAAATGACCATACAAACAATCAAATATTACACACACttgtacatatttttatatgtatgttttacaagcgtttgtttgtgtttgtgtaggtTACGTGTACCTGCTGTTTGACTGGGAGAAGTCAGTGAAGACGCTCCTGCAGGCCTGTACTCAACACCGCCCGCAGTCTGACGATTATCTCGAGTTCTTCTACAAACTGTCCAGCAGGCGGATCCACAGCAAAGATGTGAGAATGACATGCACTTAAGCATACACCGTTTTTGCCCCCTTTGCCCCCTGACCCCGCTCTCTCACTTCCTCTGCTGCAGGTGCAGGTCATCCCGTGGGTGATCTCAGACAGCAATTTCGTCCGTTGTCCCTCCCAGCGTCTCTGCCGCAATAGGACCGTGTTTGTGGGCGCTCTGCATGGGATGCTAAATGCAGAAGGTCTGGCCCACATCATGGACGATCTCTTCGGAGGGGTCACGTACGCAGGCATCGACACAGACAAGCACAAATATCCCATAGGTTTGTGCACACTGCTTTCATTTATATTAAGGGTGTGTCAGGGCTTCTGACCTTTTTTCCTGCTGGTgcaactgttttgttttgtatctttaggtttGTTGTTAAAAATGACCATGTGAACGCTAAccgaaccaggactaaatgtatcattttcttttttggtccggtCCAAAAAAAACTAAGATAACCAAACTATAAGTGTGAACACAATTTCTACACCAAGAGTGAATGTGTTGCGTTTGTTCGTCTAGGTTCTGGCAGAGTGACATTCAGGAGCCAGAGGAGCTACTTGAAAGCCGTGACTGCAGCGTTTGTGCAGATTAAAACCTCCAAGTTTACCAAGAAGGTACAGAAGAGCAGGACTCAAATATACAGCCTCAAAGATCAGCCTTGTGTGTTTACCTCACTCTCTTTCTGTTCCCTCTGTAGGTCCAGATTGACCCGTATCTGGATGACTCCATGTGCCAAATATGTAACAGTCAGCCCGGCCCGTTCTTCTGTAGGGCCCAGGTATGAACGCTGTAAAGCATCATGTCAAACTTAGTTTCAGCATGATTCTGCCCTTTAatggtgcagtaagtgatttctgagaaatgctgttaaaggattagttcactttcaaattaaaatttcctgataatttcctcacccccatgtcatctaagatgttcatgtctttctttcttcagtagaaaagaaattaaggtttttgatgaaaacattccaggattattctccttatagtggacttcaacggacagttgaaggtccaaattacagtttcaatgcagcttcaaagtgttttacacaatcccagacgaggaaaaagggtcttatctagcgaaacgatcggtcattttctaaaaaaaaataaaaaaattatatacttttaaccATAAACGCTTGTCTTGATCtagtcaaagtttgaactaattgttatatacttgcactagcatattgtatatgacaatttagttcaaactttgacctgtggagggcagtaatacacttagcagcgtctacactgccggaattctaatagagaagaagaagaagacgggcgtttatggttaaaacgtatataattttttcattttttttagaaaatgatcgaacgtttcactagataagacccttttttcttcgtctgggatcgtgtagagacctttgaagctgcactgaaactgtaatttggaccttcaactttCTGGGGtctattgaagtccactatatggagaaaaatcctggaatgttttcatcaaaaacctttttgactaaagaaagaaagacataaacatcttggatgacatgggggtgagtaaattatcaggaaattttaatttgagcCTGAAAACAGACTCCGAGgttgttgtttctgctccatatgtgagtaacattggttttgctgtttcacagaaccaacatatgctgttgttgtaatgttagctcTAGGAACAGGACAGTATTGAGcttcattgtttgtctggagctgatGTGCCGCTGGAGACTAATCACgaactcttgcttgtatatactcATGTCGTGTActgtgttcattttttgttctacCTTGTCGCTCGTTCATCAtcttcgctttatttttcgCGAAGCATTGCGTGTTTGAGCAtcttgggggcggagcaataaGGGGAGgcgtgtgtttgtttgggttgatttcaaataacaacagtgtttctcagaaatcgcttactgcacctttcaGTCGGTTTCTTAAGTCTTAATTGCATTATTTTGCGGTACATTTGCATCATCAATAAGACAGTgaacaataatttttaaacattgttcatttaacttttttgttttttttggccatGTTTTTAACAAGTAGGGCTATGAATCTTTGGGTTGACATCGAATTTATTCGATTATTGATTAACTGGGTTaagttgttatatatatatatattaatgaatcATGATTCATTTGATTTTTAGCATTTGAAATTGATTTCTAATCAACACagattaatttgtttaaagtcattcatttctgaatgaaaattttctgataatttcctcacccccatgtcatccaagatgttcatgtctttctttcttcagtcaaaaagaaattaaggtttttgaggaaaacattccaggatttttctccatatagtagacttcagtggggttcaacgggttgaaggtccaaactgcagtttcaggtcagcttcaaagggctctacatgatcccagacgaggaataagggtcaatttggaccttcaacccattgaaccccactgaagtccactatatggagaaaaatcctggaatgttttcctcaaaaaccttaatttcttttcaactgaagaaagaaagacatgaacatcttggatgacatggcggtgagtaaattatcaggaaattttcattcagaagtgaactaatcctttaagaaccATGTGTCAGTACTGTTAAAAATAAGGATTAGAGTACAAagcaccaaacaaacaaaccacacGTATTATACTGATATGTATATTTCttcaactcttttttttttcaggcttgTTTTAAATACCACTGTCGGTCATGTTGGCATTGGCGGCACTCTCTGGACGTGTTGAGCAGCCATCAGCCTCTCATGCGCAACCAGAAGGGCCTGAACCCCAACTAAACCCAGCGTCACCGGCGCGGGGAAGAGTCCGGACTGAGTTCACTGTTAGAAACAAGGGCGACTCACTTGAGGAAGTTATTGCGTTGTATTGCACTGCTCTCGTTCATTAAGGCTCTATGCACACAAAGGGTTCGTTGATGCTGAGCCATTTGCACAGTTAACCAAACAGCCATGGCCACTGAGAtctcattttaaaagttgtattaAATTTTGCATGAACAGAATATTAGTTTCTCTCGCAGTTTTGACCCTGTGCAGGCAAATGCCAGTTGGTGCCTTTGGCTTGTTTTTTGTTACCAGCTGTTCcaggccatttttttttttagggttcTTTTTATTTTGGCTGGTCAGCTGGTGATTTTTAGagtttatttcaaatttttaagttgGGTTGTCTTTTTCCTTTAgggcctttttattttttttatttttttaacattattaaatggTTGATGATCTTGGCTTGCGAAATGctccaggaagtgacatcacagCTGGCTGATGCTGTtgcttagcaaccaccccgccGTCAATCATCCATCAGATTGAATACAACCTTAGCAACACTGGATGTTACTCGGACCTCTGTGCTGTacatagtttttattaaattgtagcACTTTTTTAAACAGCACTAGGGAAATGTTTGCCAGTGGTTTTAAATTCGTTTAT contains:
- the cpeb1a gene encoding cytoplasmic polyadenylation element-binding protein 1a, encoding MDFRRQKVKNRRRNDGEPGAHRAFGLFTAAKQQNSWKHATDGSGTGCSPLVSRMLFTPEQQDPVAAVPSVDELSLGLLSLSLPCWNQQPWSRPDPQRSTQPALQNLFGASRGGDSVQQLAFQAHESAADPLDRFSSLIPALESHSLLHSGSSSPVNSENSGISSGSDHLVSLRVSTPSPLVLPELQAEGVKLDAVGRLERNPLNTFTNAPSAQAEGSAVGCWSTGPIWPGWDTLGLNKPSFCIEREAKLHKQAAAVNDATYTWEGRLPPRHYKNPVYSCKVFLGGVPWDITEASLLNTFSVFGPLKVEWPGKDGKHPRCPPQGYVYLLFDWEKSVKTLLQACTQHRPQSDDYLEFFYKLSSRRIHSKDVQVIPWVISDSNFVRCPSQRLCRNRTVFVGALHGMLNAEGLAHIMDDLFGGVTYAGIDTDKHKYPIGSGRVTFRSQRSYLKAVTAAFVQIKTSKFTKKVQIDPYLDDSMCQICNSQPGPFFCRAQACFKYHCRSCWHWRHSLDVLSSHQPLMRNQKGLNPN